In Zymoseptoria tritici IPO323 chromosome 7, whole genome shotgun sequence, a single genomic region encodes these proteins:
- the PKS7 gene encoding polyketide synthase (predicted involved in secondary metabolite biosynthesis): MASEHRSSKEFKQEPLAIVGLACRLPGHCNSPRDFLNLLQAGRIASIEVPKSRFNRDGFYAGPNQPGSIRSPGGMFIEDIDPKTFDATFFGINKQTAVAMDPQQRQLLEVVYEAMENAGIRLEDVNKKPIGCFVGSYAVDYGDIQGRDPADRAPGVTVGVGRAILSNRISYFLNTQGPSMTIDTACSGSLVGLDVAARYLSSGEIDGAIVAGANIYLSPEHAMDKGVINGAMSPTGKCHTFDARADGYIKAEAVNAVIVKRLSDALRDGDPVRAIIRGSATNNDGRTGGITAPSPEAQAVAIRAAYANAGITDFNATTYVECHGTGTQAGDPAEAQGVASVFAETRDPLHPLIIGSAKANIGHSEPAAGVTGLIKAILTLESDSIPGLPSLQTPNPQIDFEGLRLRVSRDAVPWPEVALRRVSVNSFGYGGSNVHLVLDAPNNEQRRLFQFSYEGNDTGRLLQQERGPSRPTLLVLSAHDEQAVRRNFLSLQKHLLNPSISTDLGSLSYTLSERRSRLFHRGFIVTDSSELDVGHLVTGKRRGKPPNIGFIFTGQGAQWPRQGKALLEYYPQAKKVILDLDDVLARLPHPPAWKLIDELTLSRTADEVQRPELSQALVTALQLALVHILKEWNVIPTAVLGHSSGEIAAAAATGIITNAQAITLAYYRGYAAERAAQVSGYGMLATGVGAVEVRPFLEGVEDGVEIACCNSPRSTTLSGRVEQLHTVQSRLEAAGLFARPLRVNVAYHSQFIKEVADDYRKLIAPIVSDEESQGERPIMYSSLTGRKRGLKVNADYWAKNMASVVRFDEALTELVQDTDASIDFLVEIGPSGALAGPVKQVLEQAQRHQEVSYTPAFARGKNAIRTLVECAGRAFIAGTDVDISRVNAIDSQHRPPVLVDLPNYSWDRSQEYWYENESSADWRHRLHPHHELLGSKVLGTSWQEPTWKNTLRVEDLPWLADHKATQSSSLGSEILFPATAFLAMAIEAIQQQHEGLTGVVPQTSIHGVRLRDIKFHRALPFQSESDVRIRLTLRPRTGDKSVWHEYNVASFVLERWQEHSSGLVRLAHAEEAAHAEGEEAHPLERPVPGDLWYKAMRDVGYKFGPSFRTQKAISAYPGQRRSRSLVSLREPALQRPASRYLIHPATFDGCIQSTAPAMWEGVRWDVNELLVPVSINDMFVSSHLTPSTDEARVEATADYSGVGRPESAKSHVYHISAHDTSSGQLVLQVSGLSHSIIDRSPSIYDKHRYSQVQWKPDITFERQAYPAGSLSLTDEYISLVLHKHSRLSVLEIVHTPDADQSLWLGGSSKFREAASDFTLAVSGFDELVKFQSKYPADATDGRFVVIERTTEALEAFALAQPESFQHDLVIYRSGLASDAELVQSARKYLKDGGYLLWSREQDTSSSEEHAGIDGHDDPVDSSHEEIAGGGNGIRRKANIEGLCPKDLRRIQLDIPRTLLREDVTLWADFSHSNSAGAGGNVKLCSLTRPDEAVRALLGGIAQAGWRMTHDGEPPAEVDSSAISLVIESGQPILPDISEKDWVSLQELLASGAPILWITEGSQMRPSQPHKALIHGLRRTAKAEDPLLELITLDVECINGPNTVPAVLDVLQRLKAGKLKGTGVDFEFAEREGVVYVPRVVPDTELNSAAAQRGRAGRSIPTTHRPLSSFDARVALHCEKPGDLDSLTWQEEDVVETLQPGTVEVEIMAVSLAFKDVAVAMGLVPENEHVLGLDGAGIVRRVASSGVVALRPGQRVVVSGHGVLANRVIKPACRVHELPAWMSFEQVATTPFITALHSLEGLAKLRKGSRVLVHSASGALGAAVIQLCQVAQAEVFATVGSAEKKEFLVREYGIPEDHIFSSRDTAFSHGIKKITGGRGVDIVLNSLTGELLEESWRCIAEGGTFIELGKRDLLDRGYLPLQPFLRNTSYRCIDFGHREMPDELIGETLKKAITLLEQGVLKPIEPVTVFRFDQISAAFRAMGGYHIGRVVVSRSAPPDVLIPVRPRARRLHLDPGAAYVLIGGLKGLNGGIAVQLALWGARTLVVLGRSGYDDDKSQAVLRELELLNTRVVLVQGDVARYEDVGRCLKAAGSPIRGIVHAAMVLRDRVFASMTNQEYHQALRSKVQGAWNLHRAAEELGISLDFFTLFSSISGLIGQKGQANYAAGNAFLDALAEHRKARGLPACSIDLGAIDDVGYMSEHVDLLRALDTDSWTPINQSLLHEILQFSIEQQDKEAPINPASSAQLVTSISHHQKPGGALLSDARFGALGRGYIGEDDDSADEIEAGGAAEVRAFKTLVQNGANTASLQQGAVAAIKAHLAKILQSTQPIEEERSLIDYGIDSLAGVELRNWIRSRFDVELSTLEVTQTPSLSALGSKVVKRKSSSEHDDERARKRVRKD; the protein is encoded by the exons ATCTCTCCAGTGGTGAGATCGATGGTGCGATTGTGGCCGGGGCGAACATTTATCTCAGCCCGGAGCACGCCATGGACAAGGGAGTGATCAACGGGGCCATGTCACCCACCGGAAAATGTCATACCTTCGATGCCCGGGCTGATGGGTATATCAAGGCCGAAGCCGTGAACGCCGTCATCGTCAAGCGTCTTTCCGATGCTCTTCGAGATGGAGATCCTGTTCGAGCCATCATTCGCGGCTCCGCCACCAACAATGATGGGAGAACTGGCGGAATCACCGCGCCCAGTCCTGAAGCGCAGGCCGTGGCCATCCGAGCTGCATATGCGAATGCAGGCATTACGGACTTTAATGCAACGACATACGTCGAGTGCCATGGCACCGGCACGCAG GCGGGAGATCCTGCTGAAGCGCAGGGAGTCGCTTCCGTCTTTGCGGAAACACGAGATCCTCTGCACCCACTCATCATCGGCTCGGCCAAGGCGAACATTGGTCACTCGGAGCCGGCGGCCGGCGTCACGGGACTCATCAAAGCCATTCTCACGCTGGAGAGTGACTCCATCCCGGGCCTACCATCTCTCCAGACTCCCAATCCTCAAA TCGATTTCGAGGGACTCAGGCTGAGAGTATCACGAGATGCTGTCCCATGGCCTGAAGTGGCATTGCGAAGAGTGAGCGTCAACTCCTTTGGATACGGAG GCTCCAATGTGCATCTTGTCCTAGATGCTCCGAACAACGAGCAACGACGTTTATTTCAATTCTCGTACGAGGGCAACGACACCGGGCGATTGCTGCAACAGGAGCGAGGACCCTCGCGACCGACCTTGCTTGTCCTGAGCGCCCATGACGAACAAGCTGTGCGTCGGAACTTCCTTTCGCTCCAAAAACACCTCTTGAACCCTAGCATATCGACAGATTTGGGCAGTCTGAGTTACACTCTCTCCGAGCGTAGAAGCCGCCTGTTTCACCGCGGTTTTATCGTCACGGATTCAAGCGAGCTGGACGTGGGCCATCTCGTCACTGGCAAACGACGTGGGAAGCCGCCGAACATTGGATTCATCTTCACGGGCCAGGGTGCCCAGTGGCCACGGCAAGGCAAAGCGCTGCTGGAGTATTATCCGCAGGCCAAGAAAGTCATCCTGGACCTCGACGACGTCTTGGCGAGGTTGCCGCACCCGCCTGCTTGGAAATTGATTGACGAGTTGACACTTTCGCGAACTGCGGACGAAGTACAGAGGCCGGAACTCTCGCAGGCGCTCGTGACCGCGCTGCAGCTAGCCCTGGTTCACATTCTCAAAGAATGGAATGTCATACCGACCGCCGTGCTTGGTCACTCGTCTGGGGAgatcgccgccgcagcagcaacgGGGATCATAACCAATGCTCAAGCAATCACTCTGGCGTACTACCGAGGCTACGCCGCAGAAAGAGCCGCACAAGTCAGCGGTTACGGTATGTTGGCTACAGGAGTTGGCGCTGTTGAAGTCCGACCATTCTTGGAGGGCGTGGAAGACGGCGTTGAGATCGCATGCTGCAACAGTCCCAGGAGTACCACGTTGTCTGGCAGAGTCGAACAGTTGCATACAGTCCAGAGCCGGCTGGAGGCTGCTGGACTGTTTGCTCGACCACTCCGCGTCAATGTGGCTTACCACTCTCAATTCATCAAAGAGGTCGCAGATGATTACCGAAAACTCATTGCGCCAATCGTCTCGGACGAGGAGAGTCAAGGGGAACGGCCGATCATGTATTCTTCCCTGACGGGCAGAAAGAGAGGATTGAAAGTCAATGCCGACTACTGGGCGAAAAACATGGCGTCCGTCGTGCGCTTTGATGAAGCCTTGACCGAACTAGTCCAAGACACCGACGCCTCCATTGACTTCTTGGTAGAGATAGGACCCTCTGGTGCGCTGGCAGGCCCGGTCAAACAAGTTTTGGAGCAAGCTCAACGCCACCAAGAAGTTTCATACACTCCGGCGTTCGCAAGAGGGAAAAACGCAATCAGAACCCTGGTCGAATGTGCGGGTCGGGCGTTCATCGCTGGCACAGATGTGGACATCTCACGGGTGAACGCCATCGATTCGCAGCATCGACCCCCCGTGCTTGTCGATCTGCCCAACTACTCCTGGGACCGATCGCAAGAGTATTGGTACGAGAACGAGTCGAGCGCTGACTGGCGTCATCGCCTGCATCCACATCACGAGCTTCTCGGAAGCAAAGTCCTGGGCACAAGTTGGCAGGAGCCAACTTGGAAGAACACGCTGCGGGTGGAAGACCTACCTTGGCTGGCGGACCACAAGGCAACtcaatcctcctctctcGGGTC TGAAATCCTTTTCCCGGCAACTGCATTTCTTGCAATGGCCATTGAAGCGAtacagcagcagcacgagGGATTGACTGGCGTGGTACCACAGACTTCCATCCATGGCGTCCGCCTTCGAGACATCAAATTCCACCGTGCACTCCCTTTTCAGTCGGAATCCGATGTCAGGATAAGGCTCACATTGCGGCCACGCACAGGGGACAAGTCGGTATGGCACGAGTACAATGTCGCTTCGTTTGTCCTCGAACGATGGCAAGAACATAGCTCTGGGCTGGTACGATTAGCGCACGCGGAAGAGGCTGCCC ATgcggaaggcgaagaggctCATCCCTTGGAACGACCCGTTCCCGGGGATCTCTGGTACAAGGCGATGCGTGATGTTGGATACAAGTTCGGGCCGAGCTTTCGGACCCAGAAAGCAATATCGGCATACCCAGGTCAACGTCGCAGTCGTTCGCTGGTTTCACTCCGGGAGCCCGCGCTCCAAAGGCCAGCATCACGCTATTTGATCCATCCAGCAACCTTTGACGGTTGCATTCAGAGTACGGCTCCCGCCATGTGGGAAGGCGTGCGATGGGACGTGAACGAACTCCTGGTCCCGGTAAGCATCAATGACATGTTCGTCTCCTCGCACTTGACACCCAGCACGGACGAGGCTCGAGTGGAAGCCACGGCGGACTATTCGGGGGTGGGCCGGCCGGAGAGCGCGAAGAGCCATGTTTACCACATCTCCGCGCATGACACAAGTTCGGGACAACTCGTGCTGCAGGTGTCCGGATTGAGCCATAGCATCATCGATCGCTCGCCTTCGATATACGACAAACATCGATACAGCCAGGTGCAGTGGAAGCCAGACATCACCTTCGAGCGCCAGGCCTACCCGGCGGGATCGTTGTCGCTCACGGACGAGTACATCAGCCTGGTATTGCACAAACATTCCAGATTGTCCGTCTTGGAAATTGTACACACTCCCGATGCGGATCAGAGTCTGTGGCTGGGAGGGTCGAGCAAGTTCCGCGAGGCAGCCAGCGATTTTACGCTCGCTGTCTCCGGATTCGACGAGCTGGTCAAGTTCCAGTCCAAATATCCGGCAGACGCCACAGACGGGAGGTTTGTCGTGATTGAGCGCACGACGGAAGCACTCGAAGCATTTGCTCTCGCGCAACCGGAAAGTTTCCAGCATGATCTTGTCATATATAGATCTGGACTAGCTTCCGATGCTGAGCTCGTACAGTCAGCTCGGAAGTATCTCAAAGACGGAGGGTACCTGCTGTGGAGCAGAGAACAAGACACATCATCGAGCGAGGAACACGCGGGAATCGATGGCCACGATGATCCCGTCGATTCATCCCACGAAGAGATTGCCGGCGGCGGCAATGGCATCCGTCGCAAAGCGAATATCGAGGGTTTGTGTCCGAAGGACCTTCGGCGCATACAGCTCGACATTCCCCGAACTCTGCTTCGCGAGGATGTGACGCTTTGGGCCGACTTTTCTCACTCAAACTCAGCCGGTGCGGGCGGAAATGTGAAGCTTTGTAGCCTCACGAGACCGGATGAAGCAGTACGAGCTCTGCTCGGTGGCATAGCTCAGGCAGGCTGGAGAATGACACATGATGGCGAGCCGCCTGCCGAGGTGGACTCCAGCGCCATCTCTCTGGTAATTGAGTCTGGACAGCCTATTCTCCCCGACATATCCGAGAAGGACTGGGTCAGCCTTCAGGAGCTATTAGCCAGCGGAGCTCCGATCCTTTGGATCACAGAAGGCTCGCAAATGAGACCCAGCCAACCCCACAAAGCTCTGATCCACGGTCTTCGCAGGACGGCAAAAGCCGAGGACCCATTGCTGGAACTCATCACCTTGGATGTGGAATGCATCAATGGACCAAACACGGTGCCTGCCGTTCTGGATGTTTTGCAGCGTCTCAAGGCTGGCAAGCTGAAAGGGACCGGCGTCGACTTCGAGTTTGCCGAGCGTGAAGGCGTAGTCTATGTTCCCCGGGTGGTGCCGGATACAGAGTTGAACTCGGCGGCAGCACAGCGTGGGAGAGCAGGTCGGAGTATTCCGACGACACATAGACCTTTGTCGTCGTTCGATGCCCGCGTCGCATTACATTGTGAGAAGCCGGGCGATCTGGACTCACTCAcgtggcaagaagaagatgtagtGGAGACGCTGCAACCGGGAACagtcgaagtcgagatcATGGCAGTCTCCTTGGCGTTCAAAGATGTGGCCGTTGCCATGGGTCTGGTTCCGGAGAACGAGCATGTCCTGGGTCTCGATGGAGCGGGCATCGTGAGACGAGTGGCCAGCAGTGGAGTCGTCGCCCTCAGACCTGGACAGCGAGTCGTCGTTTCCGGTCACGGAGTCCTGGCCAATCGTGTCATCAAGCCAGCCTGCAGAGTTCATGAGTTACCGGCCTGGATGAGCTTCGAACAGGTCGCAACCACTCCGTTTATCACGGCTCTGCATTCGCTGGAAGGCCTCGCCAAATTGCGAAAAGGAAGTCGAGTTCTCGTTCACTCGGCCTCTGGAGCGCTCGGAGCAGCCGTCATTCAGCTTTGCCAGGTAGCGCAGGCTGAAGTGTTTGCAACTGTCGGCAGtgccgagaagaaggagttcCTGGTTCGTGAATACGGCATCCCAGAGGACCACATTTTCAGTTCCCGAGACACGGCCTTTTCCCACGGCATCAAGAAGATCACTGGCGGTCGGGGTGTCGACATCGTGCTCAACTCGCTTACGGGAGAGCTTCTCGAAGAGTCATGGCGATGCATTGCCGAAGGAGGCACGTTCATCGAATTAGGGAAACGCGATCTACTGGATCGCGGATACCTGCCACTCCAGCCTTTCCTACGCAACACGTCTTACCGATGCATTGACTTTGGGCACCGTGAGATGCCAGATGAGCTGATTGGCGAGACTCTCAAAAAGGCGATCACGCTCCTCGAACAAGGAGTGTTGAAGCCGATTGAGCCGGTCACTGTCTTCAGGTTCGATCAGATCTCGGCTGCCTTTCGTGCCATGGGCGGTTATCACATTGGTCGTGTCGTGGTGTCACGATCAGCACCCCCTGACGTGTTGATCCCAGTGCGACCTCGCGCGCGTCGCCTGCATCTTGACCCGGGAGCCGCATATGTGCTCATCGGCGGTCTCAAAGGTCTCAACGGTGGGATCGCCGTTCAACTAGCTCTCTGGGGAGCGAGGACTCTCGTGGTCCTTGGCAGAAGTGGCTACGACGATGACAAGTCGCAAGCCGTCTTGCGAGAACTTGAACTTCTCAACACGCGGGTTGTGCTGGTTCAAGGCGACGTTGCTCGGTACGAAGACGTTGGCCGATGTCTAAAAGCAGCTGGCTCTCCCATTCGAGGCATAGTTCACGCCGCAATGGTGTTGCGGGACAGAGTGTTTGCGTCCATGACGAATCAAGAGTACCATCAGGCATTGCGCTCCAAAGTGCAGGGGGCGTGGAACTTGCATCGCGCGGCTGAAGAGTTGGGAATCTCACTGGATTTCTTCACGCtgttctcctccatctcggGCTTGATCGGACAGAAGGGTCAAGCAAACTACGCTGCCGGAAATGCCTTTCTCGATGCCTTGGCCGAGCACCGCAAGGCCCGTGGCTTGCCTGCATGCTCCATCGACCTGGGCGCCATCGACGATGTCGGATACATGAGCGAGCACGTCGACCTTCTGAGGGCACTGGACACCGATTCGTGGACCCCAATCAATCAGTCTTTACTGCACGAGATCCTTCAATTTTCAATTGAGCAGCAGGACAAGGAAGCCCCGATCAACCCGGCCAGCTCGGCACAGCTAGTCACCAGCATCTCCCATCATCAGAAGCCTGGCGGCGCACTTTTGTCCGACGCCCGATTTGGTGCCTTGGGCCGCGGCTACAtcggcgaagacgatgacTCGGCCGACGAGATTGAAGCTGGAGGGGCTGCAGAGGTGCGCGCTTTCAAAACGCTCGTCCAGAACGGCGCAAATACTGCCTCCCTCCAGCAGGGAGCTGTGGCGGCCATCAAGGCCCATCTCGCAAAGATCCTTCAAAGTACGCAACCCATCGAGGAGGAACGATCGTTGATTGATTACGGCATTGATTCCTTGGCTGGAGTCGAACTCCGTAATTGGATTCGCAGCCGTTTTGATGTCGAGTTGTCCACGCTAGAGGTTACGCAGACACCGTCTCTGAGTGCGTTGGGAAGCAAAGTAGTCAAACGCAAATCGTCTTCTGAGCACGACGACGAAAGAGCGCGCAAGAGGGTTAGAAAAGACTAG